From Coriobacteriaceae bacterium, a single genomic window includes:
- a CDS encoding MFS transporter: MTTLTAATTPKSKSTAAALSPARTKLCLALLVLLGFSLGCSEFVVIGIESDLATELGISLATAGQLISVFALVYAIATPVLALSTGRFRRYQLLVCYSIIFVLGNLVMALAPNFQVLFISRIVLGSVSGALLAVGVTYIPELLSPQQTSLAISVVYGAFSVAMVFVTSIGKFVADTLDWHVAMYGTLTFAVLICGVLVAFMPRAGQTDEPATFREQAGLLREPSIITGMLIFLFGVGSVYVFYGYVTPYLEQVLGMGTVQASTTLMAYGVFCLVSNILGGWIDARFGMKALLVTFVLQAAALLGLFAVGGTMPLALVFVFSLALLMYLFSVSCITHFMDVARSRHPKSMVLASSVEPMAFNVGISFGTAVGGAVVSGVGIAYVGAVGATFSLVAWALTLVTIKLARWERRRQSARPRMQA, from the coding sequence GTGACAACCTTGACCGCCGCAACCACGCCTAAAAGTAAGTCAACCGCCGCCGCGCTCTCCCCCGCGCGCACCAAGCTCTGCCTGGCGCTGCTCGTGCTGCTGGGCTTCTCGCTCGGCTGCTCGGAGTTCGTGGTCATCGGCATCGAAAGTGACTTGGCGACGGAACTCGGCATATCGCTTGCCACTGCGGGCCAGCTCATCAGCGTTTTTGCACTGGTCTACGCTATCGCGACGCCGGTGCTTGCGCTCAGCACGGGGCGCTTCCGTCGTTACCAGCTGCTCGTGTGCTACAGCATTATCTTTGTGCTCGGCAATCTGGTCATGGCGTTGGCGCCCAACTTCCAGGTACTGTTTATCTCGCGCATTGTCCTGGGATCCGTCTCGGGCGCACTGCTCGCCGTGGGCGTGACGTACATCCCCGAGCTGCTGTCCCCGCAGCAAACTTCGCTTGCCATCTCGGTCGTGTACGGCGCGTTTTCCGTGGCGATGGTCTTTGTGACCTCGATTGGCAAGTTTGTGGCCGACACGCTCGACTGGCACGTGGCCATGTACGGTACGCTGACCTTTGCCGTTTTGATCTGCGGAGTGCTCGTGGCGTTTATGCCGCGCGCCGGACAGACCGACGAACCCGCTACCTTCCGCGAGCAGGCGGGTCTGCTACGCGAACCGAGCATCATCACCGGCATGCTCATCTTTTTGTTTGGCGTGGGATCGGTCTATGTGTTCTACGGCTACGTGACGCCTTATCTTGAGCAGGTGCTGGGCATGGGCACTGTTCAGGCGAGCACCACGCTTATGGCCTACGGCGTGTTCTGCCTGGTCTCGAACATCTTGGGCGGATGGATCGACGCGCGCTTTGGCATGAAGGCGCTGCTTGTGACGTTTGTGCTGCAGGCTGCGGCGTTACTCGGGCTGTTTGCCGTGGGCGGCACCATGCCGCTCGCGCTGGTCTTTGTCTTTAGCCTGGCGCTGCTCATGTACCTGTTCTCGGTCTCGTGCATCACACACTTTATGGACGTGGCGCGCAGCCGCCATCCCAAGTCGATGGTACTCGCAAGTTCGGTTGAGCCCATGGCGTTTAACGTCGGCATCTCGTTTGGCACCGCAGTGGGCGGCGCCGTGGTAAGCGGCGTTGGCATTGCGTACGTGGGCGCCGTGGGCGCCACGTTCTCGCTTGTGGCCTGGGCGCTCACGCTGGTGACGATTAAGCTGGCACGTTGGGAGCGCCGTC